A portion of the Apis mellifera strain DH4 linkage group LG6, Amel_HAv3.1, whole genome shotgun sequence genome contains these proteins:
- the LOC725217 gene encoding uncharacterized protein PFB0145c isoform X1: MMFKFLPIFIIFGITAVFAFTFDVKGQLKNVVKLDDSSQANSQEASNASNSDNDSDNNSNSDNDNDNDSNSGSNENNDDNQNLSDFKKKNSQLTDDLEKLIESVEDIFENELREVANESTHIWESVKDKLNSIENNSKANFQNITSNIKNILNNFNNKTHNVFEHVRDIVQNETEASKKELLKAYRKLKNDLSKLEANGNNISQEIREEFKKFFEETYEKLKNTTHSLENAINEAENKTKYILSEVKNVTLNELQKIEKKVAEIWQETKKDLQSIGKNAEDIINKITDSIKNLKNETNELLHKVSEALNENIEEIKQNITKITNEVKEIVNNTVFEIKEAAKKFRQEIEDDVEEVKEKVIEVIDDLNEKLSQIANQTANTLKETEEILEEQFEQAKQNISRLVDEIKDDISNIYQYAKSSILDIIDNVKNDIKNIKSKNGVFLHNITQTIENNVEQVKQEVTKIVIGLKNKTQEQLQHLKNNLDELKGEASQAKKIIRDKIKEIIKNVTNVLDNLEHDINDTLGYIQNKTSEIINHVTNIIKEKIQKIIQESAQVVAEATNTIEDIKENTAVILNNTLTELRKDANNLLNNVKEDVHNITNQVENEVFNVLNNIKNITKNSLKDIENITSSSEKNLKEIIHHISKDSRSIINNVLNNVHDTIDVILNDTNDAIGNIINNVNNVTSNIFHDVKDAIQNGINDTKNNIKNIFDGLQNSVHKVSDAVHYFNDNVKNILIGNAKNFSHSNFHLGSK, from the exons atgatgtttaaatttttaccaattttcATCATCTTCGGCATTACTGCTGTTTTT gcATTTACGTTTGATGTAAAGggtcaattaaaaaatgttgttaag CTTGATGACAGCTCTCAAGCAAACTCGCAGGAAGCTAGCAATGCCAGTAATAGTGACAATGACAGTgacaataatagtaatagtgaCAATGATAATGACAATGACAGTAATAGTGGAAGCAATGAAAACAATGATGACAACCAAAATTTATctgattttaagaaaaaaaattctcagcTTACTGATGATTTGGAAAAACTTATAGAATCTGTAGaggatatatttgaaaatgagcTGAGAGAAGTAGCAAACGAATCTACACATATTTGGGAAAGTGTAAAAGACAAACTTAActcaatcgaaaataattccaaagcgaattttcaaaatattactagtaatataaaaaatattctaaataattttaacaataaaaccCATAATGTCTTCGAACATGTTAGAGATATTGTACAAAATGAGACAGAAGCATCTAAGAAGGAACTTTTGAAAGCTtacagaaaattgaaaaatgatctATCTAAACTTGAAGCAAACGGAAATAATATCTCGCAAGAAATACGcgaggaatttaaaaaattctttgaagaaacttatgaaaaattaaaaaatactactCATTCTCTGGAAAATGCGATAAATGAAGCTGAAAATAAaaccaaatatattttaagtgaagtgaaaaatgttacattaaacgaattacaaaagatcgaaaaaaaagttgcAGAAATATGgcaagaaacgaaaaaagatcTTCAATCAATAGGAAAAAATGcagaagatattataaataagataacagattcgataaaaaatttgaaaaacgaaACCAATGAACTTCTTCATAAAGTTTCAGAAGCgctgaatgaaaatatagaagaaatcaaacaaaatattaccAAAATTACAAATGAAGTAAAAGAGATTGTAAACAATACAGTATTTGAGATCAAAGAGGCAGcaaaaaaatttcgacaagAAATTGAAGATGATGTTGAAGAAGTCAAAGAAAAAGTGATTGAAGTTATAGatgatttgaatgaaaaattatctcaaATTGCCAATCAAACTGCTAATACTTTAAAAGAAACTGAAGAAATTCTTGAAGAACAATTTGAACAAGCCaagcaaaatatttctcgacttgtagatgaaataaaagatgatatttcaaatatttatcaatatgcgAAGAGttctatattagatattattgacAATGTCAagaacgatattaaaaatattaaatctaaaaatggaGTATTCTTACACAATATAACGCaaacgattgaaaataatgtgGAACAAGTAAAACAAGAAGTCACGAAAATTGTAATTGGTCTTAAGAATAAAACTCAAGAACAATTACaacatcttaaaaataatcttgatgAACTAAAAGGAGAAGCTTCACAggctaaaaaaattattagagataaaataaaagaaattattaaaaatgttaccaATGTTCTTGATAATTTGGAGCATGACATAAACGATACTTTGGGATATATCCAAAATAAAACTTCCGAGATTATAAACCacgtaacaaatataattaaagaaaaaatacagaaaatcaTACAAGAGTCTGCTCAAGTTGTAGCAGAAGCGACAAATACAATCGAAGacattaaagaaaatacagccgttattttgaataatacttTGACTGAATTAAGGAAAGATGCCAACAATCTTTTAAACAATGTCAAAGAAGATGTTCATAATATAACTAATCAAGTTGAAAATGAAGTTTTTAatgttcttaataatattaaaaacattacaaaaaattcattaaaagatattgaaaatattacgtcttcttctgaaaaaaatttaaaagaaataattcatcatatttcaaaagattctagatctataataaataatgttttgaaTAATGTTCATGATACTATTGATGTCATTCTCAATGATACTAATGATGctattggaaatataattaataatgtcaaTAATGTtacttctaatatttttcatgatgTAAAAGATGCTAtacaaaatggaataaatgatacgaaaaataatataaaaaacatatttgatGGACTTCAGAATTCAGTTCACAAGGTTTCCGACGCTGTGcattatttcaatgataatgtaaaaaatatacttatag gtAATGCAAAGAATTTTAGTCACAGCAA tTTCCATTTAGGATCTAAATAA
- the LOC725217 gene encoding uncharacterized protein PFB0145c isoform X2, which translates to MMFKFLPIFIIFGITAVFAFTFDVKGQLKNVVKLDDSSQANSQEASNASNSDNDSDNNSNSDNDNDNDSNSGSNENNDDNQNLSDFKKKNSQLTDDLEKLIESVEDIFENELREVANESTHIWESVKDKLNSIENNSKANFQNITSNIKNILNNFNNKTHNVFEHVRDIVQNETEASKKELLKAYRKLKNDLSKLEANGNNISQEIREEFKKFFEETYEKLKNTTHSLENAINEAENKTKYILSEVKNVTLNELQKIEKKVAEIWQETKKDLQSIGKNAEDIINKITDSIKNLKNETNELLHKVSEALNENIEEIKQNITKITNEVKEIVNNTVFEIKEAAKKFRQEIEDDVEEVKEKVIEVIDDLNEKLSQIANQTANTLKETEEILEEQFEQAKQNISRLVDEIKDDISNIYQYAKSSILDIIDNVKNDIKNIKSKNGVFLHNITQTIENNVEQVKQEVTKIVIGLKNKTQEQLQHLKNNLDELKGEASQAKKIIRDKIKEIIKNVTNVLDNLEHDINDTLGYIQNKTSEIINHVTNIIKEKIQKIIQESAQVVAEATNTIEDIKENTAVILNNTLTELRKDANNLLNNVKEDVHNITNQVENEVFNVLNNIKNITKNSLKDIENITSSSEKNLKEIIHHISKDSRSIINNVLNNVHDTIDVILNDTNDAIGNIINNVNNVTSNIFHDVKDAIQNGINDTKNNIKNIFDGLQNSVHKVSDAVHYFNDNVKNILIGNAKNFSHSKI; encoded by the exons atgatgtttaaatttttaccaattttcATCATCTTCGGCATTACTGCTGTTTTT gcATTTACGTTTGATGTAAAGggtcaattaaaaaatgttgttaag CTTGATGACAGCTCTCAAGCAAACTCGCAGGAAGCTAGCAATGCCAGTAATAGTGACAATGACAGTgacaataatagtaatagtgaCAATGATAATGACAATGACAGTAATAGTGGAAGCAATGAAAACAATGATGACAACCAAAATTTATctgattttaagaaaaaaaattctcagcTTACTGATGATTTGGAAAAACTTATAGAATCTGTAGaggatatatttgaaaatgagcTGAGAGAAGTAGCAAACGAATCTACACATATTTGGGAAAGTGTAAAAGACAAACTTAActcaatcgaaaataattccaaagcgaattttcaaaatattactagtaatataaaaaatattctaaataattttaacaataaaaccCATAATGTCTTCGAACATGTTAGAGATATTGTACAAAATGAGACAGAAGCATCTAAGAAGGAACTTTTGAAAGCTtacagaaaattgaaaaatgatctATCTAAACTTGAAGCAAACGGAAATAATATCTCGCAAGAAATACGcgaggaatttaaaaaattctttgaagaaacttatgaaaaattaaaaaatactactCATTCTCTGGAAAATGCGATAAATGAAGCTGAAAATAAaaccaaatatattttaagtgaagtgaaaaatgttacattaaacgaattacaaaagatcgaaaaaaaagttgcAGAAATATGgcaagaaacgaaaaaagatcTTCAATCAATAGGAAAAAATGcagaagatattataaataagataacagattcgataaaaaatttgaaaaacgaaACCAATGAACTTCTTCATAAAGTTTCAGAAGCgctgaatgaaaatatagaagaaatcaaacaaaatattaccAAAATTACAAATGAAGTAAAAGAGATTGTAAACAATACAGTATTTGAGATCAAAGAGGCAGcaaaaaaatttcgacaagAAATTGAAGATGATGTTGAAGAAGTCAAAGAAAAAGTGATTGAAGTTATAGatgatttgaatgaaaaattatctcaaATTGCCAATCAAACTGCTAATACTTTAAAAGAAACTGAAGAAATTCTTGAAGAACAATTTGAACAAGCCaagcaaaatatttctcgacttgtagatgaaataaaagatgatatttcaaatatttatcaatatgcgAAGAGttctatattagatattattgacAATGTCAagaacgatattaaaaatattaaatctaaaaatggaGTATTCTTACACAATATAACGCaaacgattgaaaataatgtgGAACAAGTAAAACAAGAAGTCACGAAAATTGTAATTGGTCTTAAGAATAAAACTCAAGAACAATTACaacatcttaaaaataatcttgatgAACTAAAAGGAGAAGCTTCACAggctaaaaaaattattagagataaaataaaagaaattattaaaaatgttaccaATGTTCTTGATAATTTGGAGCATGACATAAACGATACTTTGGGATATATCCAAAATAAAACTTCCGAGATTATAAACCacgtaacaaatataattaaagaaaaaatacagaaaatcaTACAAGAGTCTGCTCAAGTTGTAGCAGAAGCGACAAATACAATCGAAGacattaaagaaaatacagccgttattttgaataatacttTGACTGAATTAAGGAAAGATGCCAACAATCTTTTAAACAATGTCAAAGAAGATGTTCATAATATAACTAATCAAGTTGAAAATGAAGTTTTTAatgttcttaataatattaaaaacattacaaaaaattcattaaaagatattgaaaatattacgtcttcttctgaaaaaaatttaaaagaaataattcatcatatttcaaaagattctagatctataataaataatgttttgaaTAATGTTCATGATACTATTGATGTCATTCTCAATGATACTAATGATGctattggaaatataattaataatgtcaaTAATGTtacttctaatatttttcatgatgTAAAAGATGCTAtacaaaatggaataaatgatacgaaaaataatataaaaaacatatttgatGGACTTCAGAATTCAGTTCACAAGGTTTCCGACGCTGTGcattatttcaatgataatgtaaaaaatatacttatag gtAATGCAAAGAATTTTAGTCACAGCAA GATCTAA
- the LOC100578546 gene encoding uncharacterized protein LOC100578546 isoform X2, with product MANITSMLSIGQRHDICSEDITNNCTNVTVSDTGNDYNNSKLLEELQCFVCDAKIQGRHYSLATCRTQISRTRVIEKLGELVGERYMVVISEDDVICRSCANLINTLDRLDVEMCNVRDNVLRFLEQKYSLEKGELLGNSEKQKRSQPPQITKCNSQTVTTYQNRKDVILSSNITEKPKHKKSNIWLQCDKCQYTTLHNSFMVHHIRDHIKQKIFCDKCGVQFYESQQESHDCNVKEHINDQARVQDKQTESSLKDIDETILDIPILEKSIQQNVPIMTIETYSESQISNRNENIPIIRLSNSENLSIQNILTSDNISATGQPIYVRILQPVEINETPTHSSVMASHSDGITDLAIKLKDNSEKQILTLTEDGNLEMAEIACWNDIQSSESQSNIMFQ from the exons ATGGCAAATATAACTTCAATGTTGTCAATAGGACAACGACATGATATTTGTTCTGAAGATATTACCAACAATTGCACAAATGTAACTGTTTCTGATACTGGTAATgactataataattcaaaacttttGGAAGAGTTACAATGTTTTGTATGTGATGCAAAGATTCAAGGACGTCATTATTCTTTGGCTACATGTAGAACACAAATATCAAGAACTAGAGTAATAGAAAAACTTGGAGAATTAGTTGGTGAAAG atatatggtAGTAATATCAGAAGATGATGTAATTTGTCGAAGTTGTGCTAATCTTATTAATACACTTGATAGACTTGATGTTGAAATGTGTAATGTACGTGATAATGTTTTGAGATTTTTGGagcaaaaatattctttggaaAAAGGAGAACTTCTTGGTAATAGTGAGAAACAAAAGCGTTCTCAACCACCACAGATAACAAAATGTAACAGTCAAACTGTAACTACTTATCAAAATAGGAAAGAtgttattttatcttcaaatattaCTGAAAAGCCCaaacataaaaaaagtaatatttggTTGCAATGTGATAAATGTCAATATACCACActtcataattcatttatgGTCCATCACATTAGAGATcacattaaacaaaaaatattttgtgataaaTGTGGTGTACAATTTTATGAAAGTCAACAAGAATCACATGATTGTAATGTGAAAGAACATATAAATGATCAGGCTAGAGTTCAAGATAAACAAACag AATCATCTTTGAAAGATATTGATGAAACTATACTGGATATtccaattttggaaaaaagtaTACAACAAAATGTACCAATTATGACTATTGAAACATATTCAGAATCACAAATTTCAAAtcgtaatgaaaatattcctataataagattatcaaattctgaaaatttatcaatacaaaatattttaacttctg ATAATATTTCTGCAACTGGTCAACCaatatatgtacgtattttACAACCtgttgaaattaatgaaacacCAACACATTCCTCAGTGATGGCATCACATTCTGATGGTATCACAGATTTAGCTATAAAACTTAAAGACAATtctgaaaaacaaattttaacattaacagAAGATGGTAATTTGGAAATGGCAGAAATAGCTTGTTGGAATGATATACAATCATCTGAATCACAATCtaatataatgtttcaataa
- the LOC725301 gene encoding zinc finger protein 888 — MGRNKDSETDSVLSEFESEVKNIKTTEREKPYKCSFVGCNLAFYRPSRLQRHIRFHTGEKNYKCNYPGCDKAYTNNCHLKRHMKSHSIQKALYKCPECSLYISNRDNLKRHYKRIHDRLTCKKCNETFTKKYQLKIHMTTQHLVSYKCNECDKNFTNLTKFKRHESTHKKNDKQYLCNMPECNEVFKKWLLLCAHIKTQHVRDHKCKDCDKIFLTKRHLKIHSKVHMENRSVLSCPYEKCPRVYYFNCNLKQHIRTYHLGEKYECDICKIKIVNKKRLAEHIQKLHMSEKRIKQSKKLRKKRKDAGLPKKSMVSKLIGINLSPEMEKMILERKKDIIYEQFKMVPNDDLDCD, encoded by the exons ATGGGACGTAATAAAGATTCAGAAACAGATAGTGTTTTATCTGAATTTGAAAGTGAggtaaaaaacattaaaactacagaaagagaaaaaccATATAAATGTAGTTTTGTTGGATGCAACTTGGCTTTTTATAGACCATCCAGATTACAAAGGCATATTAGATTTCATACTGGagaa aaaaattataaatgtaattatccaGGATGTGATAAAGCCTATACTAATAATTGTCACTTAAAACGTCATATGAAGAGCCATAGTATACAAAAGGcattatataa gTGTCCAGAATGctcattatatattagtaatcgagataatttgaaacgtcattataaaagaattcatgACAGATTGActtgtaaaaaatgtaatgaaacttttacaaaaaaatatcaattgaagaTACATATGACAACACAACATTTAGTTTCATATAAGTGCAATGagtgtgataaaaattttacaaatttaacaaaatttaaaagacaTGAATCAACtcataagaaaaatgataaacaatatttatgcaatatgCCTGAATGTAatgaagtttttaaaaaatggttGCTTCTTTGTGCTCATATAAAAACTCAGCATGTACGtg atcacAAATGCAAGgattgtgataaaatatttttgaccaAACGAcacttaaaaattcattcaaaagtTCATATGGAAAATAGATCTGTTTTATCTTGTCCATATGAAAAATGTCCgcgagtttattattttaattgcaatttaaaaCAGCATATACGAACTTATCATTTAGGAGAAAAATATGAGTgtgatatatgtaaaataaagattgtaaataaaaaaagattagctGAACATATTCAGAAATTACACATgtcagaaaaaagaataaaacaatcaaaaaaattgCGCAAAAAACGAAAAGATGCTGGATTACCTAAAAAAAGTATGGTATccaaattaattggaattaatttatcaccagaaatggaaaagatgatattagaaagaaaaaaagatataatatatgaacaatttaaaatggtACCAAATGATGATTTAGattgtgattaa
- the LOC413076 gene encoding ecdysone-induced protein 78C isoform X5 — protein sequence MSRDSVRYGRVPKRSRERGPEDTVPTTTTTTTTTGVQQLTSPTGGNNNNNNTTNNNNNNNNNNNNTSSQNNNNNSQAQNAIPCVPPAAVVEADQSDADVKQLAVYDVILQVSQAHHAHCGFTEESTRGIVRKPMIIPASTSSQPASPEDPEAASSTAETVESQRIWLWQQFATRITPSVQRVVEFAKKVPGFCDLSQDDQLILIKVGFFEVWLSHISKMTTDSSMTFEDGTYITRQQMELMYEPDFVSALMQFTSALNAHQLSDTELGLFSGAVLLSERPGLNDVKAVQRLQDRLLEALKVQALRNHTVSGEATSAGGCSGVSSVSQRIPELRALGARHANLLDWFRRNWTKLKLPPLFAEIFDIPKCEEDLQ from the exons cCGTTCGATACGGCAGGGTGCCGAAACGTTCAAGGGAACGTGGCCCCGAAGACACGGTACCGACCACCACGACAACGACCACCACCACCGGTGTACAGCAGCTCACATCCCCAACTGGTggaaacaataacaataacaacaccactaacaataacaacaacaacaacaacaacaacaacaacaccaGCAGCCagaacaataacaacaacagcCAAGCTCAAAACGCTATACCGTGTGTACCACCGGCTGCAGTGGTAGAGGCGGATCAATCAGACGCGGATGTGAAACAGTTGGCGGTTTACGATGTGATACTTCAAGTTTCTCAGGCGCACCACGCTCACTGCGGTTTCACCGAGGAATCAACGAGGGGTATCGTCCGGAAACCGATGATAATACCG GCGAGTACTTCTTCGCAGCCCGCCAGCCCAGAGGATCCAGAGGCGGCATCCTCGACAGCAGAAACAGTTGAGTCGCAAAGGATCTGGCTTTGGCAACAATTTGCCACCAGGATAACACCGTCGGTTCAAAGGGTGGTGGAATTTGCCAAAAAGGTCCCTGGATTTTGCGATCTTTCGCAGGATGATCAACTAATCCTGATTAAAGTTGGTTTCTTTGAGGTCTGGCTAAGCCATATCTCAAAGATGACCACCGACAGTTCGATGACATTCGAGGATGGTACTTATATCACTAGGCAACAAATGGAATTGATGTACGAG CCAGATTTTGTATCTGCTTTGATGCAATTTACATCGGCCTTAAACGCTCACCAACTGTCGGATACCGAGTTGGGACTTTTCTCTGGTGCCGTTCTTCTGAGCGAAAGGCCAGGCCTGAATGATGTGAAAGCGGTACAGAGGCTTCAGGATCGCCTTCTGGAGGCATTGAAGGTGCAAGCATTAAGGAACCATACAGTTTCCGGTGAGGCTACCTCCGCGGGCGGGTGTTCCGGTGTCTCGAGCGTTTCACAAAGGATACCAGAATTAAGGGCCTTGGGTGCCAGACATGCGAATCTTCTCGACTGGTTCAGAAGGAACTGGACCAAGCTCAAATTACCACCCTTGTTTGCTGAGATATTCGACATTCCCAAGTGTGAAGAAGATCTTCAGTGA
- the LOC100576836 gene encoding uncharacterized protein LOC100576836 isoform X1: MEDFNIDIAHILQNRDFSIIQKLKSYYSNIQTKIAAKVEDATTYKIEFIEKRTQNDNKISELQQEVESLKSEIDATDLQQKIVDKKIANIIEEQKNLEEEVNKTKSRRNSLSIEIVELNEESKKRKEEKLLKWKSIKCACQTYKQYLDFRIRLINNKEQEQIKVSFFINDTNIKDEYFVLLLNHNDQWKVEEIHPTLKTEHLTDFKEIIDFSKQVEISNIIAFLCKLRHIFLQYYLNIK, encoded by the exons AtggaagattttaatattgatatcgcACATATTCTTCAGAATAGAGATTTtagtataatacaaaaattaaaatcatattattctaatattcaaacaaaaattgcCGCTAAAGTTGAAGATGCAACTACGTATAAAATTg aatttattgagaaaagaacacaaaatgataataaaatatcagaatTACAACAGGAAGTGGAAAGTTTAAAATCTGAGATAGATGCAACAGATTTACAACAAAAAAtcgtagataaaaaaattgccaatataatagaagaacaaaaaaatttagaagaagaagttaacaaaacaaaatcaaGAAGAAATAGTTTATCTATTGAAATTGTTGAATTAAATGAAg aatcaaagaaaagaaaagaagaaaagttattaaaatggaaaagtaTTAAATGTGCTTGTCAaacttataaacaatatttagattttcgaATACGTTTAATCAATAACAAAGAACAAGAACAAATTaaagtatctttttttataaatgatactaatataaaagatgaatattttgtaCTATTACTTAATCATAATGATCAATGGAAAG taGAAGAAATTCATCCCACACTTAAAACTGAACATTTAacagattttaaagaaattattgatttttctaagcaagtagaaatttcaaatataattgcatttcTTTGTAAACTTAGGCATATTTTTCttcagtattatttaaatataaagtaa
- the LOC100578546 gene encoding uncharacterized protein LOC100578546 isoform X1 yields the protein MYLFSSIFTRWHKIYFSYMILYCGQRHDICSEDITNNCTNVTVSDTGNDYNNSKLLEELQCFVCDAKIQGRHYSLATCRTQISRTRVIEKLGELVGERYMVVISEDDVICRSCANLINTLDRLDVEMCNVRDNVLRFLEQKYSLEKGELLGNSEKQKRSQPPQITKCNSQTVTTYQNRKDVILSSNITEKPKHKKSNIWLQCDKCQYTTLHNSFMVHHIRDHIKQKIFCDKCGVQFYESQQESHDCNVKEHINDQARVQDKQTESSLKDIDETILDIPILEKSIQQNVPIMTIETYSESQISNRNENIPIIRLSNSENLSIQNILTSDNISATGQPIYVRILQPVEINETPTHSSVMASHSDGITDLAIKLKDNSEKQILTLTEDGNLEMAEIACWNDIQSSESQSNIMFQ from the exons atgtatttattttcatcaatcttCACAAGAtggcataaaatatattttagctaTATGATCTTATACTGTG GACAACGACATGATATTTGTTCTGAAGATATTACCAACAATTGCACAAATGTAACTGTTTCTGATACTGGTAATgactataataattcaaaacttttGGAAGAGTTACAATGTTTTGTATGTGATGCAAAGATTCAAGGACGTCATTATTCTTTGGCTACATGTAGAACACAAATATCAAGAACTAGAGTAATAGAAAAACTTGGAGAATTAGTTGGTGAAAG atatatggtAGTAATATCAGAAGATGATGTAATTTGTCGAAGTTGTGCTAATCTTATTAATACACTTGATAGACTTGATGTTGAAATGTGTAATGTACGTGATAATGTTTTGAGATTTTTGGagcaaaaatattctttggaaAAAGGAGAACTTCTTGGTAATAGTGAGAAACAAAAGCGTTCTCAACCACCACAGATAACAAAATGTAACAGTCAAACTGTAACTACTTATCAAAATAGGAAAGAtgttattttatcttcaaatattaCTGAAAAGCCCaaacataaaaaaagtaatatttggTTGCAATGTGATAAATGTCAATATACCACActtcataattcatttatgGTCCATCACATTAGAGATcacattaaacaaaaaatattttgtgataaaTGTGGTGTACAATTTTATGAAAGTCAACAAGAATCACATGATTGTAATGTGAAAGAACATATAAATGATCAGGCTAGAGTTCAAGATAAACAAACag AATCATCTTTGAAAGATATTGATGAAACTATACTGGATATtccaattttggaaaaaagtaTACAACAAAATGTACCAATTATGACTATTGAAACATATTCAGAATCACAAATTTCAAAtcgtaatgaaaatattcctataataagattatcaaattctgaaaatttatcaatacaaaatattttaacttctg ATAATATTTCTGCAACTGGTCAACCaatatatgtacgtattttACAACCtgttgaaattaatgaaacacCAACACATTCCTCAGTGATGGCATCACATTCTGATGGTATCACAGATTTAGCTATAAAACTTAAAGACAATtctgaaaaacaaattttaacattaacagAAGATGGTAATTTGGAAATGGCAGAAATAGCTTGTTGGAATGATATACAATCATCTGAATCACAATCtaatataatgtttcaataa
- the LOC100576836 gene encoding uncharacterized protein LOC100576836 isoform X2: protein MEDFNIDIAHILQNRDFSIIQKLKSYYSNIQTKIAAKVEDATTYKIEFIEKRTQNDNKISELQQEVESLKSEIDATDLQQKIVDKKIANIIEEQKNLEEEVNKTKSRRNSLSIEIVELNEESKKRKEEKLLKWKSIKCACQTYKQYLDFRIRLINNKEQEQIKVSFFINDTNIKDEYFVLLLNHNDQWKEEIHPTLKTEHLTDFKEIIDFSKQVEISNIIAFLCKLRHIFLQYYLNIK, encoded by the exons AtggaagattttaatattgatatcgcACATATTCTTCAGAATAGAGATTTtagtataatacaaaaattaaaatcatattattctaatattcaaacaaaaattgcCGCTAAAGTTGAAGATGCAACTACGTATAAAATTg aatttattgagaaaagaacacaaaatgataataaaatatcagaatTACAACAGGAAGTGGAAAGTTTAAAATCTGAGATAGATGCAACAGATTTACAACAAAAAAtcgtagataaaaaaattgccaatataatagaagaacaaaaaaatttagaagaagaagttaacaaaacaaaatcaaGAAGAAATAGTTTATCTATTGAAATTGTTGAATTAAATGAAg aatcaaagaaaagaaaagaagaaaagttattaaaatggaaaagtaTTAAATGTGCTTGTCAaacttataaacaatatttagattttcgaATACGTTTAATCAATAACAAAGAACAAGAACAAATTaaagtatctttttttataaatgatactaatataaaagatgaatattttgtaCTATTACTTAATCATAATGATCAATGGAAAG AAGAAATTCATCCCACACTTAAAACTGAACATTTAacagattttaaagaaattattgatttttctaagcaagtagaaatttcaaatataattgcatttcTTTGTAAACTTAGGCATATTTTTCttcagtattatttaaatataaagtaa